In Triticum urartu cultivar G1812 chromosome 6, Tu2.1, whole genome shotgun sequence, the following proteins share a genomic window:
- the LOC125516837 gene encoding PH domain-containing protein DDB_G0275795-like isoform X1 yields the protein MAAADDAVAADIICSLRGADLAGWTPPWSKRGRPMEEARELSWPAVARGKRSRRRSPASSSATAAAGGKAARCARSSPASPLDYSAGSASLRSGASTSGGEDGAFCSPWHRRAATAPATAMTKTTTKVGSFRRPQLTFQAPPPRPAGQRQRKKMRLPEVQQLVRSLAVENESLHEEMRELQRACSALSKENDKLETRIEQSNSRNEAALKEQKGKQQQQLDQQQQQLDQQQQQSPHDSFALPDLNLPAQDGADGSAPC from the exons ATGGCCGCCGCCGACGACGCGGTCGCCGCCGACATCATCTGCTCGCTGCGCGGGGCCGACCTGGCCGGGTGGACGCCGCCGTGGAGCAAGCGCGGGAGGCCGATGGAGGAGGCGAGGGAGCTGTCCTGGCCGGCCGTGGCGCGGGGGAAGCGCTCGCGGCGCCGCTCCCCGGCGTCGTCGTCGGCGACGGCTGCGGCGGGGGGTAAGGCGGCGAGGTGCGCCCGGTCCAGCCCGGCCTCGCCGCTCGACTACAGCGCCGGCTCCGCCTCCCTCCGCTCCGGCGCGTCCACCAGCGGCGGCGAGGACGGCGCCTTCTGCTCGCCGTGGCACCGCCGCGCGGCCACCGCGCCGGCGACGGCGatgacgaagacgacgacgaag GTGGGCTCCTTCCGACGGCCGCAGTTGACCTTCCAGGCCCCGCCTCCGCGGCCCGCCGGTCAGAGGCAACGGAAGAAAATG AGGCTGCCGGAGGTCCAGCAGCTGGTGCGGTCGCTCGCCGTGGAGAACGAGAGCCTGCACGAG GAGATGCGGGAACTGCAGAGGGCTTGCTCGGCGCTGTCGAAAGAAAATGACAAGCTTGAG ACAAGAATAGAGCAATCCAACTCACGGAATGAAGCCGCATTGAAGGAGCAGAAGGgaaagcagcagcagcagcttgatcagcagcagcagcagcttgatcagcagcagcagcagtcccCACATGACAGCTTCGCGCTACCAGATCTCAACCTTCCTGCGCAGGACGGTGCTGATGGGTCAGCCCCTTGTTGA
- the LOC125516837 gene encoding AF4/FMR2 family member lilli-like isoform X2, which produces MAAADDAVAADIICSLRGADLAGWTPPWSKRGRPMEEARELSWPAVARGKRSRRRSPASSSATAAAGGKAARCARSSPASPLDYSAGSASLRSGASTSGGEDGAFCSPWHRRAATAPATAMTKTTTKRLPEVQQLVRSLAVENESLHEEMRELQRACSALSKENDKLETRIEQSNSRNEAALKEQKGKQQQQLDQQQQQLDQQQQQSPHDSFALPDLNLPAQDGADGSAPC; this is translated from the exons ATGGCCGCCGCCGACGACGCGGTCGCCGCCGACATCATCTGCTCGCTGCGCGGGGCCGACCTGGCCGGGTGGACGCCGCCGTGGAGCAAGCGCGGGAGGCCGATGGAGGAGGCGAGGGAGCTGTCCTGGCCGGCCGTGGCGCGGGGGAAGCGCTCGCGGCGCCGCTCCCCGGCGTCGTCGTCGGCGACGGCTGCGGCGGGGGGTAAGGCGGCGAGGTGCGCCCGGTCCAGCCCGGCCTCGCCGCTCGACTACAGCGCCGGCTCCGCCTCCCTCCGCTCCGGCGCGTCCACCAGCGGCGGCGAGGACGGCGCCTTCTGCTCGCCGTGGCACCGCCGCGCGGCCACCGCGCCGGCGACGGCGatgacgaagacgacgacgaag AGGCTGCCGGAGGTCCAGCAGCTGGTGCGGTCGCTCGCCGTGGAGAACGAGAGCCTGCACGAG GAGATGCGGGAACTGCAGAGGGCTTGCTCGGCGCTGTCGAAAGAAAATGACAAGCTTGAG ACAAGAATAGAGCAATCCAACTCACGGAATGAAGCCGCATTGAAGGAGCAGAAGGgaaagcagcagcagcagcttgatcagcagcagcagcagcttgatcagcagcagcagcagtcccCACATGACAGCTTCGCGCTACCAGATCTCAACCTTCCTGCGCAGGACGGTGCTGATGGGTCAGCCCCTTGTTGA